From the Manihot esculenta cultivar AM560-2 chromosome 3, M.esculenta_v8, whole genome shotgun sequence genome, one window contains:
- the LOC110610339 gene encoding uncharacterized protein LOC110610339 isoform X1: MGSLGDHDAHTKPMQDDPNPHFSYNDTQPFDSQTFPSSLPVGEKGCNASTVQWVQSTVPFDDTFPVEDACETQLVDLGGETQVLDDPLCPEFMDTQLVQNTVRFDDTVPIEDEFETQVVDLGGETQVLDDPVCIEQMDTQLVDYFSSDGEGTDKTEVLSDSDGFSDDESQRRGKRESLDGERSWHTSLEHSENRVVEQPNENCSSRLNVSPKTPTSQVSQEPKRGSIARFTSVRAASLRVSGLAASRIALKGANSESSSPQANNQTSEGHAMKNNGSNTEAWKEVDQVFDTGRYNNEVKGLINLHDNKLGHSTVRKLFGEDYFVEDEELASSNDNTAGGREMHQLPTCDDGLAGLSYIDSQEPGESSQANAFACVQRVIEENKAMFDEFIVGKSSKGKATFVSATKGPQNLAKKTNDRGTNRKAGIFDWDDGLEDEGGGDIFCRRKEEFFGSLNLGQRSFMKPQKAKGKQLGGCSEYKGKLDVQNEMVIHSDSKIVLDNTKLNKTEPDVEMNVKKNLVNEFDEQSNIATTVGQLEAGLARNHRPQGLDVGFDTQMAAEAMEALLYGDGIANADANNVPGNSYSQKGSPGRKVKRSKQCSFSKDNDKEVAPRQSKKRKTIGAKSNKRPPISSQKHSEIVGNESDMGLVKTRRKRAKSDVQLSMTNKIKRADKKPSKIAEGHIESSLHDVHDGHHESALTGSCSVKKQSSPEEFVNLTPIAHRTRYSLVASQLKRAENVSRVCGEETNCTNEIGAHRRNEAGVGIDAAKVLDAKGKSSEVVSGQSGEHENFKSKLTATNNGMSFPRRRRSCRQKSGQLNGLVNLDAKSKASNQPVIAGKSTSMPKRPRSDAKTTSLADLNAKRKTRSSLSVGPDLSSFQNFEVESSLRSVDKSHSDDAVLSSTFIENEKKNSVDQMGAKEKLPDITKNSHSSPSTEHKVKVGSDNLPKGATDLSNSMCTSPANCTTPVNAASPVCIGNEYFKQSRKKRLSRSCLMREFSSLCAKELGPISAQKDSRKRRDLANVRVLLSHHLDEDIIKQQRKIVDRLKVSIASSITDATHFITDKFVRTRNMLEAIASGKPVVTHLWLENVGRANYYIDEQKYILRDVKKEKEFGFDMPVSLAHARQHPLLQGRRVLITPSIKPSKEIISGLVKAVCGQAMERVGRSTLKDDMVLEDLLVLSCEEDYEVCVPFLERGAAIYSSELLLNGIVTQKLEYERHQLFADHVKRTRSTIWMKKDGDGFVPVPKHK; this comes from the exons ATGGGTTCTCTCGGAGACCATGATGCCCATACTAAACCAATGCAAGATGACCCAAATCCCCATTTCTCATATAACGACACTCAGCCCTTTGATTCTCAGACTTTTCCCTCTTCCTTGCCTG TAGGTGAAAAAGGCTGCAATGCTAGCACGGTACAATGGGTACAAAGTACTGTTCCTTTTGATGACACTTTTCCTGTTGAAGATGCTTGTGAGACTCAATTAGTTGACCTTGGAGGTGAAACACAagtactggatgatcctctttGCCCGGAGTTCATGGACACTCAATTGGTGCAAAATACTGTACGTTTTGATGACACTGTTCCAATTGAAGATGAATTTGAGACCCAAGTAGTTGACCTTGGAGGTGAAACACAAGTACTGGATGATCCTGTGTGCATTGAACAAATGGACACTCAATTAGTAGATTATTTTAGCAGTGATGGTGAAGGAACAGATAAAACTGAAGTTCTGAGTGATAGTGATGGGTTCTCTGACGATGAATCTCAAAGAAGAGGCAAACGTGAATCATTGGATGGGGAGAGGAGTTGGCATACTTCTCTTGAACACAGTGAGAACAGAGTGGTGGAGCAACCCAATGAAAACTGTAGTTCCA GACTCAATGTTTCTCCCAAGACCCCAACTAGTCAAGTTAGCCAAGAACCAAAGCGTG GATCTATTGCAAGATTTACTTCAGTTCGTGCAGCGTCTTTGCGAGTATCTGGTCTAGCAGCTTCCAGAATTGCTTTGAAGGGAGCCAACAGTGAGTCTTCTTCTCCCCAGGCTAATAATCAGACTTCAGAAGGACATGCTATGAAAAACAATGGGTCAAATACAGAAGCTTGGAAGGAAGTTGATCAGGTGTTTGATACAGGAAGATACAACAATGAAGTTAAGGGATTGATAAATTTGCATGATAATAAGCTTGGCCATTCTACAGTGAGAAAACTTTTTGGTGAGGATTACTTTGTTGAAGATGAAGAACTTGCTTCCAGCAATGATAATACTGCAGGGGGAAGAGAAATGCATCAGTTGCCTACTTGTGATGATGGTCTTGCTGGGTTGAGCTATATTGACTCCCAAGAACCTGGAGAATCATCTCAAGCCAATGCATTTGCCTGTGTGCAAAGGGTGATTGAAGAGAACAAGGCCATGTTCGATGAATTCATCGTGGGAAAGAGTAGCAAGGGAAAAGCAACTTTTGTTTCAGCCACGAAAGGGCCACAAAATTTGGCCAAGAAAACCAATGATAGAGGCACCAACAGGAAAGCAGGAATTTTTGACTGGGATGACGGACTAGAAGATGAGGGAGGGGGAGATATTTTCTGTAGAAGGAAGGAAGAATTTTTTGGTAGTCTGAATCTTGGGCAAAGATCTTTTATGAAACCCCAGAAGGCCAAAGGAAAACAACTAGGTGGATGCAGTGAATATAAAGGAAAATTAGATGTCCAGAATGAAATGGTCATTCACTCGGATTCTAAAATAGTGCTGGATAACACCAAACTAAATAAGACAGAACCAGACGTTGAAATGAATGTTAAAAAGAATCTAGTCAACGAGTTTGATGAACAATCTAATATAGCAACTACAGTAGGGCAATTAGAAGCTGGCCTTGCCAGGAATCATAGGCCACAAGGGCTTGATGTAGGTTTTGACACTCAAATGGCTGCTGAAGCCATGGAAGCCTTACTGTATGGGGATGGAATTGCAAACGCTGATGCTAACAATGTGCCAGGAAATTCATACTCCCAAAAAGGATCTCCAGGAAGAAAAGTTAAGAGGAGTAAGCAATGCTCTTTTAGTAAAGACAATGATAAGGAGGTTGCCCCAAGACAATCTAAGAAAAGAAAGACAATTGGTGCTAAATCAAACAAACGGCCTCCAATTTCATCACAGAAGCATTCTGAGATTGTTGGAAATGAGTCTGATATGGGTCTAGTAAAGACAAGAAGGAAGAGGGCTAAATCCGATGTTCAACTCTCAATGACCAATAAGATAAAAAGGGCAGACAAAAAGCCTTCTAAAATAGCTGAAGGACATATCGAAAGCAGCCTACATGATGTGCATGATGGACATCATGAATCTGCTTTAACTGGAAGTTGCTCAGTTAAGAAACAGAGCTCTCCAGAGGAATTTGTTAATTTGACACCCATTGCTCATCGAACTAGGTATTCCTTGGTTGCATCTCAATTGAAAAGAGCTGAGAATGTGTCTCGTGTTTGTGGAGAAGAAACAAACTGTACAAATGAGATTGGTGCCCACAGACGAAATGAAGCTGGTGTTGGTATTGATGCTGCCAAGGTGTTGGATGCTAAAGGGAAATCTTCAGAAGTGGTCTCTGGACAATCTGGAGAACATGAAAACTTCAAATCAAAATTGACAGCTACGAATAATGGCATGAGTTTCCCAAGACGAAGAAGATCTTGTCGACAAAAATCAGGCCAGCTTAATGGACTGGTTAACTTAGATGCTAAGTCCAAGGCATCTAATCAGCCAGTAATTGCTGGAAAGTCTACAAGTATGCCCAAAAGGCCACGGAGTGATGCTAAAACTACCAGTCTTGCTGATTTAAACGCAAAGAGAAAAACACGATCCTCCCTATCTGTTGGTCCAGACTTATCTTCCTTCCAAAATTTTGAAGTAGAATCATCACTAAGAAGTGTAGATAAATCACATTCAGACGATGCTGTTCTTAGTTCTACTTTCATtgagaatgagaagaagaattCTGTTGATCAAATGGGAGCAAAGGAAAAATTACCTGACATAACGAAGAATTCACATTCATCGCCATCTACTGAACATAAAGTAAAAGTTGGTTCAGATAATTTACCAAAGGGGGCAACTGATTTATCTAATTCAATGTGTACTTCCCCGGCTAACTGTACAACACCTGTGAATGCTGCATCACCTGTCTGTATTGGTAATGAATATTTTAAGCAATCACGCAAGAAGAGGCTCTCAAGATCATGTCTCATGAGAGAATTTAGTAGCTTATGTGCCAAGGAACTAGGACCTATTTCTGCACAAAAAGATTCACGGAAGAGAAGAGATTTGGCTAATGTTAGAGTCTTGTTAAGCCACCACTTGGATGAGGATATAATTAAGCAGCAGAGGAAG ATTGTGGACCGGCTTAAAGTTTCCATAGCATCCTCTATTACAGATGCAACACACTTTATTACTGATAAGTTTGTGCGTACAAGGAATATGTTGGAAGCCATTGCTTCTGGCAAACCGGTGGTGACACATTTATGGCTTGAGAATGTGGGACGGGCTAATTATTATATTGACGAGCAAAAATACATACTCAGGGACGTGAAGAAGGAAAAAGAATTTGGTTTTGATATGCCAGTTTCATTGGCACATGCACGTCAGCATCCACTTCTGCAG GGTCGAAGAGTTTTGATCACTCCCAGCATAAAGCCTAGTAAAGAAATCATTTCAGGCTTGGTTAAAGCAGTTTGTGGTCAG GCGATGGAGAGAGTTGGCAGATCTACTCTCAAGGATGATATGGTCCTAGAGGATCTGTTGGTTTTATCTTGTGAAGAGGATTATGAAGTTTGTGTACCTTTCCTTGAAAGAG GGGCGGCTATTTACAGTTCAGAGCTACTACTAAATGGGATAGTTACTCAAAAGCTGGAATATGAAAG GCATCAGCTCTTTGCAGATCATGTGAAGAGAACTCGTTCTACAATATGGATGAAAAAGGATGGTGATGGTTTCGTTCCTGTTCCTAAGCATAAATAA
- the LOC110610339 gene encoding uncharacterized protein LOC110610339 isoform X2 produces the protein MGSLGDHDAHTKPMQDDPNPHFSYNDTQPFDSQTFPSSLPGEKGCNASTVQWVQSTVPFDDTFPVEDACETQLVDLGGETQVLDDPLCPEFMDTQLVQNTVRFDDTVPIEDEFETQVVDLGGETQVLDDPVCIEQMDTQLVDYFSSDGEGTDKTEVLSDSDGFSDDESQRRGKRESLDGERSWHTSLEHSENRVVEQPNENCSSRLNVSPKTPTSQVSQEPKRGSIARFTSVRAASLRVSGLAASRIALKGANSESSSPQANNQTSEGHAMKNNGSNTEAWKEVDQVFDTGRYNNEVKGLINLHDNKLGHSTVRKLFGEDYFVEDEELASSNDNTAGGREMHQLPTCDDGLAGLSYIDSQEPGESSQANAFACVQRVIEENKAMFDEFIVGKSSKGKATFVSATKGPQNLAKKTNDRGTNRKAGIFDWDDGLEDEGGGDIFCRRKEEFFGSLNLGQRSFMKPQKAKGKQLGGCSEYKGKLDVQNEMVIHSDSKIVLDNTKLNKTEPDVEMNVKKNLVNEFDEQSNIATTVGQLEAGLARNHRPQGLDVGFDTQMAAEAMEALLYGDGIANADANNVPGNSYSQKGSPGRKVKRSKQCSFSKDNDKEVAPRQSKKRKTIGAKSNKRPPISSQKHSEIVGNESDMGLVKTRRKRAKSDVQLSMTNKIKRADKKPSKIAEGHIESSLHDVHDGHHESALTGSCSVKKQSSPEEFVNLTPIAHRTRYSLVASQLKRAENVSRVCGEETNCTNEIGAHRRNEAGVGIDAAKVLDAKGKSSEVVSGQSGEHENFKSKLTATNNGMSFPRRRRSCRQKSGQLNGLVNLDAKSKASNQPVIAGKSTSMPKRPRSDAKTTSLADLNAKRKTRSSLSVGPDLSSFQNFEVESSLRSVDKSHSDDAVLSSTFIENEKKNSVDQMGAKEKLPDITKNSHSSPSTEHKVKVGSDNLPKGATDLSNSMCTSPANCTTPVNAASPVCIGNEYFKQSRKKRLSRSCLMREFSSLCAKELGPISAQKDSRKRRDLANVRVLLSHHLDEDIIKQQRKIVDRLKVSIASSITDATHFITDKFVRTRNMLEAIASGKPVVTHLWLENVGRANYYIDEQKYILRDVKKEKEFGFDMPVSLAHARQHPLLQGRRVLITPSIKPSKEIISGLVKAVCGQAMERVGRSTLKDDMVLEDLLVLSCEEDYEVCVPFLERGAAIYSSELLLNGIVTQKLEYERHQLFADHVKRTRSTIWMKKDGDGFVPVPKHK, from the exons ATGGGTTCTCTCGGAGACCATGATGCCCATACTAAACCAATGCAAGATGACCCAAATCCCCATTTCTCATATAACGACACTCAGCCCTTTGATTCTCAGACTTTTCCCTCTTCCTTGCCTG GTGAAAAAGGCTGCAATGCTAGCACGGTACAATGGGTACAAAGTACTGTTCCTTTTGATGACACTTTTCCTGTTGAAGATGCTTGTGAGACTCAATTAGTTGACCTTGGAGGTGAAACACAagtactggatgatcctctttGCCCGGAGTTCATGGACACTCAATTGGTGCAAAATACTGTACGTTTTGATGACACTGTTCCAATTGAAGATGAATTTGAGACCCAAGTAGTTGACCTTGGAGGTGAAACACAAGTACTGGATGATCCTGTGTGCATTGAACAAATGGACACTCAATTAGTAGATTATTTTAGCAGTGATGGTGAAGGAACAGATAAAACTGAAGTTCTGAGTGATAGTGATGGGTTCTCTGACGATGAATCTCAAAGAAGAGGCAAACGTGAATCATTGGATGGGGAGAGGAGTTGGCATACTTCTCTTGAACACAGTGAGAACAGAGTGGTGGAGCAACCCAATGAAAACTGTAGTTCCA GACTCAATGTTTCTCCCAAGACCCCAACTAGTCAAGTTAGCCAAGAACCAAAGCGTG GATCTATTGCAAGATTTACTTCAGTTCGTGCAGCGTCTTTGCGAGTATCTGGTCTAGCAGCTTCCAGAATTGCTTTGAAGGGAGCCAACAGTGAGTCTTCTTCTCCCCAGGCTAATAATCAGACTTCAGAAGGACATGCTATGAAAAACAATGGGTCAAATACAGAAGCTTGGAAGGAAGTTGATCAGGTGTTTGATACAGGAAGATACAACAATGAAGTTAAGGGATTGATAAATTTGCATGATAATAAGCTTGGCCATTCTACAGTGAGAAAACTTTTTGGTGAGGATTACTTTGTTGAAGATGAAGAACTTGCTTCCAGCAATGATAATACTGCAGGGGGAAGAGAAATGCATCAGTTGCCTACTTGTGATGATGGTCTTGCTGGGTTGAGCTATATTGACTCCCAAGAACCTGGAGAATCATCTCAAGCCAATGCATTTGCCTGTGTGCAAAGGGTGATTGAAGAGAACAAGGCCATGTTCGATGAATTCATCGTGGGAAAGAGTAGCAAGGGAAAAGCAACTTTTGTTTCAGCCACGAAAGGGCCACAAAATTTGGCCAAGAAAACCAATGATAGAGGCACCAACAGGAAAGCAGGAATTTTTGACTGGGATGACGGACTAGAAGATGAGGGAGGGGGAGATATTTTCTGTAGAAGGAAGGAAGAATTTTTTGGTAGTCTGAATCTTGGGCAAAGATCTTTTATGAAACCCCAGAAGGCCAAAGGAAAACAACTAGGTGGATGCAGTGAATATAAAGGAAAATTAGATGTCCAGAATGAAATGGTCATTCACTCGGATTCTAAAATAGTGCTGGATAACACCAAACTAAATAAGACAGAACCAGACGTTGAAATGAATGTTAAAAAGAATCTAGTCAACGAGTTTGATGAACAATCTAATATAGCAACTACAGTAGGGCAATTAGAAGCTGGCCTTGCCAGGAATCATAGGCCACAAGGGCTTGATGTAGGTTTTGACACTCAAATGGCTGCTGAAGCCATGGAAGCCTTACTGTATGGGGATGGAATTGCAAACGCTGATGCTAACAATGTGCCAGGAAATTCATACTCCCAAAAAGGATCTCCAGGAAGAAAAGTTAAGAGGAGTAAGCAATGCTCTTTTAGTAAAGACAATGATAAGGAGGTTGCCCCAAGACAATCTAAGAAAAGAAAGACAATTGGTGCTAAATCAAACAAACGGCCTCCAATTTCATCACAGAAGCATTCTGAGATTGTTGGAAATGAGTCTGATATGGGTCTAGTAAAGACAAGAAGGAAGAGGGCTAAATCCGATGTTCAACTCTCAATGACCAATAAGATAAAAAGGGCAGACAAAAAGCCTTCTAAAATAGCTGAAGGACATATCGAAAGCAGCCTACATGATGTGCATGATGGACATCATGAATCTGCTTTAACTGGAAGTTGCTCAGTTAAGAAACAGAGCTCTCCAGAGGAATTTGTTAATTTGACACCCATTGCTCATCGAACTAGGTATTCCTTGGTTGCATCTCAATTGAAAAGAGCTGAGAATGTGTCTCGTGTTTGTGGAGAAGAAACAAACTGTACAAATGAGATTGGTGCCCACAGACGAAATGAAGCTGGTGTTGGTATTGATGCTGCCAAGGTGTTGGATGCTAAAGGGAAATCTTCAGAAGTGGTCTCTGGACAATCTGGAGAACATGAAAACTTCAAATCAAAATTGACAGCTACGAATAATGGCATGAGTTTCCCAAGACGAAGAAGATCTTGTCGACAAAAATCAGGCCAGCTTAATGGACTGGTTAACTTAGATGCTAAGTCCAAGGCATCTAATCAGCCAGTAATTGCTGGAAAGTCTACAAGTATGCCCAAAAGGCCACGGAGTGATGCTAAAACTACCAGTCTTGCTGATTTAAACGCAAAGAGAAAAACACGATCCTCCCTATCTGTTGGTCCAGACTTATCTTCCTTCCAAAATTTTGAAGTAGAATCATCACTAAGAAGTGTAGATAAATCACATTCAGACGATGCTGTTCTTAGTTCTACTTTCATtgagaatgagaagaagaattCTGTTGATCAAATGGGAGCAAAGGAAAAATTACCTGACATAACGAAGAATTCACATTCATCGCCATCTACTGAACATAAAGTAAAAGTTGGTTCAGATAATTTACCAAAGGGGGCAACTGATTTATCTAATTCAATGTGTACTTCCCCGGCTAACTGTACAACACCTGTGAATGCTGCATCACCTGTCTGTATTGGTAATGAATATTTTAAGCAATCACGCAAGAAGAGGCTCTCAAGATCATGTCTCATGAGAGAATTTAGTAGCTTATGTGCCAAGGAACTAGGACCTATTTCTGCACAAAAAGATTCACGGAAGAGAAGAGATTTGGCTAATGTTAGAGTCTTGTTAAGCCACCACTTGGATGAGGATATAATTAAGCAGCAGAGGAAG ATTGTGGACCGGCTTAAAGTTTCCATAGCATCCTCTATTACAGATGCAACACACTTTATTACTGATAAGTTTGTGCGTACAAGGAATATGTTGGAAGCCATTGCTTCTGGCAAACCGGTGGTGACACATTTATGGCTTGAGAATGTGGGACGGGCTAATTATTATATTGACGAGCAAAAATACATACTCAGGGACGTGAAGAAGGAAAAAGAATTTGGTTTTGATATGCCAGTTTCATTGGCACATGCACGTCAGCATCCACTTCTGCAG GGTCGAAGAGTTTTGATCACTCCCAGCATAAAGCCTAGTAAAGAAATCATTTCAGGCTTGGTTAAAGCAGTTTGTGGTCAG GCGATGGAGAGAGTTGGCAGATCTACTCTCAAGGATGATATGGTCCTAGAGGATCTGTTGGTTTTATCTTGTGAAGAGGATTATGAAGTTTGTGTACCTTTCCTTGAAAGAG GGGCGGCTATTTACAGTTCAGAGCTACTACTAAATGGGATAGTTACTCAAAAGCTGGAATATGAAAG GCATCAGCTCTTTGCAGATCATGTGAAGAGAACTCGTTCTACAATATGGATGAAAAAGGATGGTGATGGTTTCGTTCCTGTTCCTAAGCATAAATAA
- the LOC110611007 gene encoding uncharacterized protein LOC110611007 — protein sequence MECNKEEAIRAKGIAESKMQSKDFDAARKIALKAQQLYKDLDNISHMLMVCDVHCAADKKLFGNEMDWYGILQIEQTAEEATIKKQYRKFALLLHPDKNKFPGAEAAFKLIGEAQRVLLDKEKRTMHDIKRKASVSKPAPTYRPQHRTSYNPNIVTQNNYRSNFMGFNSHQQQMQQPAAQQGSFNARKTFWTACPFCNVKYQYYAEVMNKSLICQHCTKPFIAYERIVHGAPTATNLNQSAFSEKKDMPNQAFNKVELTRQSKSSPEKSRTEFFPKKGFSSELGSQKVNGKRQRKKDSESSESCDSDSSIDTEEDVVVDEDGDFKARVKSGCYGENLRRSNRSKQKVSYKENLSEDEDFVTQSKKPKGSGSSHASEKDCRNGLKDKILKTNKHSGESGLTSGVKDKNEEKPKEGPESFPNEIKDTKNVKGKEKAEESGCKKSSEAYFDFASDSSPKSTSEPEHYVCPDPDFNDFDKGRNERCFSTGQIWAVYDTLDAMPRFYVRIRKVFSPTFKVRITWLEPDPDDEDEIQWVNENLPVACGKFKIGSSQNTEDLPMFSHMINCEKGSQRDAYKIFPRKGEVWAVFKNWDIKWKSDADHSQKFEYEFVEILSEYTEDSGACVVYLGKLKGFVSVFCRTSKEGNETFQIPPGELFRFSHMIPSFKLMGEEGQGVPKGSFELDPACLPKNIEEIAVPEDMVIDAGNRYPRDLCSRSSHTVKTEVESEASTTHWADIKGAYLKPEVAIVNEVCRTPPASTPEPTEIPEAEFFDFEAEKSIEKFQVGQIWSLYSDEDGLPKYYGQITKIASGRGFRLWLRWLEACALPNGAIEWHDKGMPISCGIFRTKKGESQSYTSADSFSHKLSVVSAGKNEHTILPRKNQIWALYKNWSAEMKPSDLGICEHEIVEVLEEKDLAIKVSILEQVDGFNSVFKAQLKEGSSVTMEVPRVELFRFSHQIPAFQLTEERGGSLRGFWELDPLALPVYYFASK from the coding sequence ATGGAGTGTAATAAAGAAGAGGCTATCAGAGCCAAGGGCATTGCTGAAAGTAAGATGCAAAGCAAGGATTTTGATGCTGCTCGTAAAATTGCACTCAAAGCACAGCAGCTTTACAAAGATTTGGATAATATTTCCCATATGCTAATGGTTTGCGATGTGCATTGTGCTGCTGATAAGAAGCTTTTTGGGAATGAGATGGACTGGTATGGCATCCTTCAGATTGAGCAGACGGCTGAGGAGGCAACAATCAAGAAGCAGTATAGGAAGTTTGCTCTCTTACTTCATCCTGACAAAAATAAGTTCCCTGGTGCGGAGGCTGCTTTCAAGTTGATTGGTGAAGCTCAAAGGGTTCTTTtagataaagaaaaaagaacGATGCATGACATTAAACGAAAAGCTTCTGTGAGTAAACCTGCACCAACATACAGGCCTCAGCACAGGACAAGCTACAACCCTAACATTGTAActcaaaataattatagaagCAACTTTATGGGCTTCAATTCCCACCAGCAGCAGATGCAGCAGCCAGCAGCTCAACAGGGTTCATTCAATGCTCGCAAAACTTTCTGGACAGCTTGTCCATTTTGTAATGTGAAATACCAATATTATGCGGAAGTTATGAACAAGTCTCTTATTTGTCAACATTGTACTAAACCCTTCATTGCATATGAGAGGATTGTGCATGGGGCTCCAACAGCAACTAACTTGAATCAGTCAGCATTTAGTGAAAAGAAAGATATGCCAAATCAGGCTTTTAACAAAGTGGAGCTCACTCGTCAGAGCAAATCAAGCCCTGAGAAATCTAGAACTGAGTTCTTTCCGAAGAAAGGTTTCAGTTCTGAGTTAGGTTCACAAAAGGTAAATGGCAAGAGACAAAGGAAAAAAGATTCAGAATCAAGTGAAAGTTGTGACAGTGATAGTAGCATTGATACTGAAGAAGATGTGGTAGTTGATGAAGATGGTGATTTTAAGGCAAGAGTGAAGTCAGGATGTTATGGAGAGAACCTGAGGAGATCTAATCGAAGTAAGCAGAAGGTTTCATATAAGGAAAATTTGAGTGAAGATGAAGATTTTGTGACCCAATCAAAGAAGCCCAAGGGAAGTGGATCATCCCATGCCAGCGAAAAAGATTGCAGAAATGGATTGAAGGACAAAATTTTGAAAACAAATAAGCATTCTGGTGAATCTGGTCTAACTTCTGGTGTGAAAGATAAGAATGAGGAGAAACCAAAAGAAGGTCCAGAGAGCTTTCCAAATGAAATCAAGGACACCAAGAatgtaaaaggaaaagaaaaagcagaAGAAAGTGGCTGTAAGAAAAGTTCCGAGGCTTATTTTGACTTTGCATCAGATTCAAGCCCCAAATCCACATCAGAACCAGAGCATTATGTCTGTCCTGATCCAGATTTCAATGACTTTGACAAAGGTCGGAATGAAAGGTGTTTTTCGACAGGGCAAATATGGGCTGTTTATGACACCTTGGACGCTATGCCTAGATTTTATGTTCGAATTAGGAAAGTTTTCTCTCCTACGTTCAAAGTGCGGATAACATGGCTGGAGCCGGACCCAGATGATGAGGATGAAATTCAATGGGTCAATGAGAACTTGCCGGTTGCTTGTGGTAAGTTTAAAATTGGAAGCTCGCAAAATACTGAAGATCTACCTATGTTCTCCCATATGATTAACTGTGAAAAAGGCAGCCAAAGGGACGCTTACAAGATATTTCCAAGAAAAGGGGAAGTTTGGGCTGTATTCAAGAACTGGGATATTAAATGGAAATCTGATGCAGACCATAGCCagaaatttgaatatgaatttgTCGAGATCTTGTCAGAATATACGGAGGATAGCGGTGCATGTGTTGTGTATTTAGGAAAGTTGAAGGGCTTCGTCAGTGTTTTTTGTAGAACCAGTAAAGAAGGAAATGAGACATTTCAAATTCCACCAGGTGAACTATTTCGCTTTTCTCACATGATTCCATCATTTAAATTGATGGGTGAGGAAGGACAAGGTGTGCCAAAAGGATCTTTTGAACTCGATCCAGCTTGTTTGCCCAAAAACATTGAAGAGATCGCTGTCCCTGAAGATATGGTAATTGACGCGGGTAATAGATATCCCAGAGATCtgtgttcaagatcttcacatACAGTGAAAACTGAAGTGGAGTCTGAAGCAAGTACGACACATTGGGCTGATATTAAGGGTGCTTATCTAAAACCTGAAGTTGCCATAGTCAATGAGGTTTGTAGAACTCCTCCAGCTTCAACCCCGGAACCTACTGAAATTCCAGAAGCAGAATTCTTCGACTTTGAAGCTGAGAAATCCATTGAGAAGTTTCAGGTTGGTCAGATCTGGTCATTGTACAGTGATGAGGATGGCTTGCCAAAGTACTATGGTCAGATCACAAAAATTGCTTCTGGACGGGGTTTCAGATTGTGGCTTAGGTGGCTAGAAGCTTGTGCATTGCCAAATGGTGCGATTGAATGGCATGATAAGGGTATGCCCATTTCTTGTGGAATATTTAGGACTAAGAAGGGTGAATCACAATCTTATACATCTGCCGACTCCTTCTCTCATAAATTAAGTGTAGTATCTGCTGGGAAAAATGAGCATACCATTTTGCCTAGAAAAAATCAGATTTGGGCATTGTATAAGAACTGGTCTGCCGAAATGAAACCTTCTGACTTGGGGATATGTGAACATGAGATAGTGGAAGTCCTCGAGGAAAAAGACTTGGCGATCAAAGTTTCaattttggaacaagttgatgGTTTTAACTCTGTTTTCAAGGCTCAGTTAAAGGAAGGATCATCTGTTACAATGGAGGTTCCCCGTGTTGAGCTTTTCAGGTTCTCCCATCAGATTCCTGCTTTTCAACTAACAGAAGAGAGAGGTGGCAGCCTAAGAGGCTTCTGGGAACTTGACCCTTTAGCGTTACCAGTTTATTATTTTGCCTCGAAGTAA